A genomic stretch from Pectinophora gossypiella chromosome 13, ilPecGoss1.1, whole genome shotgun sequence includes:
- the LOC126372252 gene encoding uncharacterized protein LOC126372252, which yields MKSILLVLTSTYLATCLPPPHPAVVAVRRQEEQLPPHLRSPTLWNPHLQEILPLTSLLHEGESPVFERAADNVSRQEIYNILTHAGFVPRRPRPFQPDPNHMHQRRVKTGQQHPAHHQNFHHYNLLQNGHQQFGQQHNDHQQFGQQYASNFNQGFFPYLGNPELLQYL from the exons ATGAAGTCCATACTCCTGGTGCTAACGAGCACGTACTTGGCGACGTGCCTGCCTCCGCCCCACCCGGCCGTGGTGGCGGTGCGACGGCAGGAGGAACAGCTGCCCCCACACCTGAGGAGCCCCACGCTCTGGAACCCTCACCTACAAGAGATCCTGCCACTCACTAGTCTACTGCATGAAGGAGAGAGTCCG GTATTCGAACGAGCAGCGGACAACGTCTCCAGGCAAGAGATATACAACATCCTCACGCACGCGGGATTCGTCCCACGCCGACCGCGGCCCTTCCAGCCTGATCCCAACCACATGCACCAGCGTCGAGTCAAGACTGGTCAACAACACCCAGCTCACCACCAGAACTTCCACCACTACAACCTTCTACAAAACGGTCACCAACAATTTGGCCAACAGCATAATGACCACCAACAATTTGGCCAACAATACGCCAGTAACTTTAACCAGGGCTTCTTCCCGTATCTTGGCAACCCTGAACTATTACAATACTtgtaa
- the LOC126372237 gene encoding sodium channel protein Nach-like — protein sequence MLDILFGLGQLYNSMHPTDDEDLPLKLHQVLGTYDVNELIKKLTPRCEELLLKCSWNEDTKNCTELFDFRLTMNGYCCTFNYLRQSDSFEENTDSRSIDMYNYGNQSTFDFDQGLKVLIKLDETDDFFYNIPLQGAQLQFSDAYDFPDAPSGSFAMQIISPNVQMTVMVTASFTTASRDIQHVSVKLRACLFHDESSYLPFYTSSDCMLKCRMLFLLANCNCTPFNMPKMNDIRTCDMRDVGCLRKYYAQSISVRPMVEPIPKELEMDMVGGGIPCPMCYPTCSKTAYNYDFMNVNIFPDQLNTVSDSDRMEWLRGANFTGTSIVHVKYARANADCYGQNVIMKWFDLISNIGSTCGFVTGFSFVSVLEFIYFFTVKLIREMRARKEKPRRAAAVAIEHTTPAHFQPIRRYRPIYWNELASSTRGQNTPLQ from the exons ATGTTAGATATATTGTTCGGGTTGGGGCAGCTGTACAACAGTATGCACCCGACAGACGATGAAGACCTGCCACTCAAGCTGCATCAGGTACTAGGCACATACGACGTCAATGAACTTATAAAAAAG CTGACACCGCGTTGCGAGGAACTTCTATTGAAATGCTCTTGGAATGAAGACACGAAAAACTGTACTGAGTTATTTGACTTCCGACTCACTATGAACGGTTATTGCTGCACATTCAACTACCTCCGGCAATCTGATTCCTTCGAAGA GAATACCGATTCTCGAAGCATTGATATGTACAACTATGGTAACCAGTCCACCTTCGATTTTGATCAAGGGTTgaaagttttaattaaactcGACGAAACTGATGATTTCTTCTACAACATACCTCTACAAGGAGCACAG TTGCAATTCTCAGACGCCTATGATTTTCCTGACGCGCCTAGCGGAAGTTTTGCAATGCAAATCATCAGTCCAAATGTGCAA ATGACAGTAATGGTGACCGCCAGTTTCACCACAGCCTCACGTGACATCCAGCACGTGTCGGTGAAACTTCGAGCGTGTTTGTTCCACGACGAATCCTCTTATCTACCGTTCTACACCTCAAGTGACTGCATGCTCAAGTGTCGGATGCTGTTCCTGCTTGCCAATTGTAACTGCACGCCCTTCAATATGCCCAAAATGAATGATATAAGAACTTGTGACATGCGGGATGTGGGATGCCTTAGAAAATATTATG CCCAATCAATCAGCGTTCGTCCAATGGTGGAGCCGATCCCAAAAGAACTCGAGATGGACATGGTGGGCGGCGGCATCCCCTGTCCCATGTGCTACCCCACTTGCTCCAAGACTGCCTACAACTATGACTTCATGAACGTCAACATCTTTCCTGATCAGCTGAACACCGTCTCCGACAGCGATAGGATGGAGTGGCT GCGCGGCGCGAATTTCACCGGAACCTCCATTGTCCATGTGAAGTACGCGCGAGCGAATGCTGACTGCTACGGGCAAAATGTTATCATGAAATGGTTCGATTTGATTA GCAATATTGGCTCAACGTGCGGCTTCGTGACGGGTTTCAGCTTCGTATCGGTGCTAGAGTTCATCTATTTCTTCACTGTGAAGTTGATAAGAGAGATGCGTGCGCGCAAGGAGaagccgcgccgcgccgccgccgtcgctATAGAACATACCACACCAGCGCACTTCCAGCCAATCAGGAGATATCGACCAATATATTGGAACGAGTTGGCTAGCTCGACTCGCGGGCAGAATACGCCTTTACAGTGA
- the LOC126372238 gene encoding uncharacterized protein LOC126372238: protein MECTNDDQTKNGEVEHITEEDVKLILANSSYSNNEGVLRTYQVRYASDKMLGFLADYYKLKVVVTEKNDDKKVLSFFIKAVSRTNASKAQMVKELNLFEKELHFYSIIKKELDIPGLKPWSAKFISALNDAIVFQDLNALEYKLRDKFERFDMAHTIQALRTLARFHASSIIFEENRKIMLGKPSYIITDEYQHLSNPAGYKNTDPWFIQCKKGALEAIKTFSNYSNNSLVLSAIESRWDEIWSSALQLCDLPSNDRNVICHRDLWNNNILFRYNKDGNTQEPDDCVFVDFQAARYQPLAGDIMFLLYCNLEPKFREENLTDFLNSYYQELGMILCDFGISIDNLLHKEDFLASIEKHRLWGLIACACLIPAFWLNDDLTTSIFSDSSNFDEILTKDKATFMINMMQAHEDYKNNLMAVFEEIVERYCL from the exons ATGGAGTGCACAAACGATGATCAAACAAAAAATGGTGAAGTGGAACACATTACGGAAGAAGATGTAAAACTTATATTGGCAAACAGTAGTTATTCAAACAATGAAGGGGTGTTACGGACCTATCAAGTTCGCTATGCTAGTGATAAAATGTTGGGTTTCCTAGCAGATTACTATAAGCTCAAAGTAGTTGTTACAGAAAAAAACGATGATAAGAAAGTTCTGTCTTTCTTCATTAAAGCCGTGTCCAGAACCAATGCATCGAAAGCACAAATGGTAAAGGAGTTAAATCTTTTCGAAAAGGAATTGCATTTTTACtcaattattaagaaagaactGGATATCCCAG gtTTAAAGCCTTGGAGTGCCAAATTTATATCAGCTTTGAACGATGCGATCGTCTTTCAAGATTTAAATGCACTGGAATATAAGCTACGTGATAAATTTGAAAGGTTTGATATGGCACATACAATACAAGCTTTGCGAACCTTGGCAAGGTTTCACGCATCGTCCATAATTTTCGAAGAGAACCGTAAAATCATGTTGGGTAAACCCTCCTACATTATAACTGACGAATATCAGCATCTTTCAAATCCAGCTGGATACAAAAATACTGATCCATGGTTTATTCAATGCAAGAAAGGAGCTCTCGAAGCCATCAAAACTTTTTCAAATTATAGCAATAATTCCCTTGTATTGAGTGCAATCGAAAGCAGATGGGATGAGATTTGGTCATCTGCGCTGCAACTATGCGACCTACCTTCTAATGATCGCAACGTAATCTGTCATCGAGATTTGTGGAACAATAATATACTGTTCCGTTACAATAAAGACGGTAATACGCAAGAACCTGATGATTGTGTGTTCGTTGACTTTCAAGCAGCGAGATACCAGCCGCTTGCTGGAGATATAATGTTTCTTCTATACTGTAACTTGGAACCGAAATTTCGTGAGGAAAATCTAACAGACTTCTTAAATTCCTATTATCAAGAACTGGGCATGATTCTTTGTGACTTTGGAATTTCCATTGACAATTTACTACATAAAGAAGATTTTCTGGCGTCAATAGAAAAACATCGTCTCTGGGGTCTTATTGCATGTGCATGCTTGATACCTGCTTTCTGGTTAAATGACGACCTTACCACTTCGATTTTTAGTGATTCATCAAATTTTGACGAAATATTAACGAAAGACAAGGCTACGTTTATGATAAATATGATGCAAGCACATGAAGATTACAAAAACAATCTCATGGCCGTATTTGAAGAAATTGTAGAAAGGTATTGCTTGTGA
- the LOC126372240 gene encoding uncharacterized protein LOC126372240: MELLNQEEIHSIVKPLGSPKVLNWSIENYSDKLIGYLGDHLRLKIEIEFEGFKSELKLFVKCMPRFNEWKANYLKELTFFKKEYIMLSSLFKQFDSKQGTGKWCPKLLFVREDLFVFEDVAQLGYKMPCHLDTLCYDEVMAAVEAVARFHAQSFIYEERKSKEQNRSYRIWEDYSEYLKEPPQGQVWRDVGRNAVIDYLKVYSAHKPNFFKCLEIVIPMLFDGAIALMTPSSVYRNVVVHRDLWSNNIFFKNQDGNFHALIVDFQTVLYASPMLDLSSMLFFNTTRSFRTEYISEILDHYYNTVSHELKSEGIDIEGILQKANLEKAYEESIIFGITQAAIIVPIIAMQVEKREELFANPEKCEQINVVSRSAEFIEIGKEDSKYHARVIELFDEMVERYVFPQIVK; encoded by the exons ATGGAGTTGTTAAACCAAGAAGAAATACATTCGATAGTCAAGCCTTTGGGTTCCCCTAAAGTTTTAAATTGGTCAATAGAAAATTATTCGGACAAATTAATCGGATACTTAGGAGATCATCTCAGGCTGAAAATTGAGATTGAGTTTGAAGGTTTCAAGTCGGAACTGAAGTTGTTCGTCAAGTGTATGCCACGGTTCAACGAGTGGAAagcaaactatttaaaagaattaaccTTCTTTAAAAAGGAGTACATAATGCTGAGCAGTCTTTTCAAACAATTTGATTCAAAACAAG GAACAGGAAAGTGGTGCCCGAAATTACTGTTCGTAAGAGAAGACTTATTCGTCTTCGAAGACGTAGCGCAACTTGGATACAAAATGCCGTGCCACTTGGACACATTATGTTACGACGAAGTAATGGCCGCAGTAGAGGCCGTGGCCAGGTTTCATGCACAATCCTTCATTTATGAAGAAAGGAAATCTAAGGAACAGAACAGGTCCTATAGGATTTGGGAGGATTACagtgaatatttgaaagaaccaCCGCAAGGACAGGTTTGGCGAGATGTTGGACGAAATGCCGTCATCGATTACCTTAAAGTATATTCCGCTCACAAGCCGAACTTCTTCAAATGTTTAGAAATTGTTATACCCATGCTGTTTGACGGCGCCATTGCTCTTATGACGCCCAGTTCTGTATACAGAAATGTCGTGGTTCATAGAGATCTGTGGtcaaacaatattttctttaaaaatcagGATGGAAACTTTCACGCTCTTATAGTAGATTTCCAAACGGTCCTATACGCATCTCCGATGCTTGATTTATCTTCTATGTTGTTCTTTAATACTACGAGATCTTTCAGGACTGAATATATTAGTGAAATTTTAGACCACTATTACAATACTGTATCACATGAATTAAAATCTGAAGGGATTGATATTGAGGGGATTCTTCAAAAGGCAAATTTAGAGAAAGCGTACGAAGAAAGCATTATTTTTGGAATAACTCAAGCGGCCATTATAGTACCTATAATTGCCATGCAAGTTGAGAAAAGAGAAGAATTGTTCGCAAATCCAGAGAAATGTGAGCAAATAAATGTTGTATCTCGAAGTGCTGAGTTTATTGAGATTGGTAAAGAAGACAGCAAATATCACGCAAGAGTCATTGAACTGTTTGACGAAATGGTGGAGAGATATGTTTTTCCTcaaattgttaaataa
- the LOC126372000 gene encoding pickpocket protein 28-like: MNTDSVKRYVEIWIFWSVLVALSWYGSSLLIAAQYRAFQNNPISFVVETTYKDWNTHFPSVAICENDNTKRIEEISDGLWGPDHDFNMEEVLKEMAYFKGITYYTSEFCGLENPLPDCIKSNISYYATLVRSPCQDTLANCSWNEETFDCCKYFRPLDTELGTCFAINTIQGRDKNPPKYPMISNKTTGPGAIKFNVLVTANVYVLNEEEVPTLTTIGSDVLTVGPEVFHRRYITIRNVENDYGARLIAPRKRKCRYSDENSLQVYHHYSYTACTVQCRKDAQLRLCNCTNYFMPNVPERLKCDVEGIICLNDHVQELSVLKARWSSRPGLYCDCLPSCTEAEISIMKDFKVTTGENFATVQIELSMLPSERYRRNVVRGVLDLVVSTGGTCGLFLGVSILSFVELLYILLVRPFCDIYSQRDDDPWHRKFGTRRLQDNNFAPNLDWRYHRAKTHGNHFKRRQVHSNR; the protein is encoded by the exons ATGAATACGGATTCAGTAAAAAGATACGTAGAGATATG GATATTCTGGTCAGTGCTAGTGGCTCTGTCATGGTACGGGTCGTCTCTGCTGATCGCGGCCCAGTACAGAGCGTTTCAGAACAACCCCATTTCCTTCGTCGTGGAAACTACTTACAAAGACTGGAACACGCACTTCCCGTCTGTTGCTATTTGTGAAAACGATAACACGAAACGAATTGAGGAAATATCTGACGG CTTATGGGGACCAGACCACGACTTCAACATGGAGGAAGTACTAAAAGAAATGGCCTATTTCAAAGGCATAACGTATTACACGTCAGAATTTTGTGGACTGGAGAATCCTTTACCAGACTGTATAAAGTCCAATATCAGTTATTACGCAACTTTG GTTCGAAGTCCCTGTCAAGACACCCTTGCTAACTGCTCATGGAACGAAGAAACCTTCGATTGCTGCAAATATTTCAGGCCTTTAGACACCGAGCTCGGTACTTGTTTCGCAATCAATACCATTCAAGGAAG AGACAAAAATCCTCCAAAATATCCAATGATTAGCAATAAAACTACCGGGCCTGGCGCCATTAAATTCAATGTTCTGGTGACAGCTAACGTCTACGTTTTGAATGAGGAAGAAGTACCAACGCTGACTACCATAGGTTCAGACGTGCTCACTGTTGGGCCAGAAGTGTTTCACAG ACGGTACATCACCATAAGAAACGTCGAGAACGACTACGGTGCCCGTTTAATAGCTCCACGAAAACGCAAATGTCGTTATTCCGACGAGAACTCCTTGCAAGTATACCACCACTATTCTTACACAGCCTGTACCGTACAGTGCAGGAAAGATGCACAACTACGGTTGTGTAACTGCACTAATTACTTCATGCCGAATGTGCCAGAACGACTGAAGTGTGACGTCGAAGGAATCATCTGTTTAAATGACCACGTGCAAGAACTgtct GTGCTGAAAGCCCGATGGTCGTCACGACCTGGCTTGTACTGTGACTGTCTGCCTTCCTGCACTGAGGCGGAGATATCCATCATGAAGGACTTTAAAGTCACTACCGGGGAGAATTTCGCTACCGTTCAAATTGAACTATCCATGCTTCCTAGTGAGAGGTACAGGAGGAACGTTGTTCGTGGCGTTCTTGACTTAGTAG TGTCGACTGGCGGGACGTGTGGCTTATTTCTCGGCGTCAGCATCCTAAGTTTCGTGGAACTTCTATACATTCTTCTCGTCCGTCCGTTTTGCGACATCTACAGCCAGCGAGACGACGACCCCTGGCATAGGAAATTTGGCACTCGCCGCCTTCAGGACAACAACTTCGCCCCCAACCTCGACTGGAGGTACCACCGCGCCAAAACACATGGCAATCACTTCAAACGACGACAGGTGCACTCTAACCGTTAA
- the LOC126372255 gene encoding acylphosphatase-1-like, whose product MSAAATVNKKIGLITTDFEVFGKVQGVYFRKHTQRRATELGLKGWVMNTAQGTVIGQLQGPQGAVEDMKVWLQKVGSPKAKIEKAAFRNELPINNCAFRTFEIRR is encoded by the coding sequence ATGTCCGCTGCAGCTACGGTGAATAAGAAGATTGGCCTCATTACCACCGATTTTGAGGTTTTCGGCAAAGTGCAGGGAGTTTACTTTCGGAAGCATACGCAGCGACGAGCCACTGAGTTGGGCCTGAAGGGCTGGGTCATGAATACTGCTCAAGGAACGGTGATTGGCCAACTTCAAGGCCCTCAAGGCGCTGTCGAAGACATGAAAGTCTGGCTGCAGAAAGTCGGGAGCCCGAAGGCGAAGATCGAGAAAGCTGCCTTCAGAAACGAGTTGCCAATAAACAACTGTGCGTTCAGAACCTTTGAAATACGTCGATAA